The proteins below are encoded in one region of Xenopus laevis strain J_2021 chromosome 8L, Xenopus_laevis_v10.1, whole genome shotgun sequence:
- the LOC108699146 gene encoding Fc receptor-like protein 4 translates to MSLNSVSVGAAVRPVISFSPNWTPIFTGDSVTLTCNVTPTAQGNLEYSWYRDGNWIPGDQQRLVIESARETDHGDYQCQAGAIEKSDPVKLDIRSDVLILQAPPDVHEGDSLSLRCHSRTEYETRNSVFYMDNKIIESPVSELHIGRVDVTASGTYGCIKYINSENQTANAKHDVTVSELFSTPQIKVSSDQVTEGDHMTITCDTKLSPHRETTELQFVFYRNGHKVQGFILSNQYGVPSAQLEDSGNYTCEVQTPTGSVRKRSNMEHIQIQGRHQVILQLNLLRLILSFLIFIWTVGLIFHHIKTQHGIGEHPVTEED, encoded by the exons ATGAGCCTTAACTCTGTGTCTGTAGGAGCTGCTGTGAGACCTGTGATTTCCTTCTCCCCAAACTGGACCCCAATATTCACAGGAGATTCTGTAACTCTGACCTGTAATGTGACTCCTACTGCCCAAGGGAACCTGGAATATTCCTGGTACAGGGATGGAAATTGGATACCTGGGGATCAGCAGAGACTTGTCATTGAGTCTGCCAGAGAGACAGACCATGGGGATTACCAGTGCCAGGCTGGTGCCATTGAGAAGAGCGACCCTGTTAAACTGGATATTAGGTCCG ATGTGCTCATCCTGCAGGCGCCCCCTGATGTTCATGAAGGAGACTCCCTGTCTCTCAGGTGTCACAGTCGGACTGAATATGAGACAAGGAACTCAGTATTTTATATGGACAATAAGATCATTGAGTCCCCAGTCAGTGAGTTACATATAGGAAGAGTGGATGTTACTGCGTCTGGTACATACGGatgtataaaatacattaattCTGAGAATCAGACTGCTAATGCTAAACATGACGTCACAGTCTCAG AGCTGTTCAGCACCCCACAAATAAAAGTGAGCTCAGATCAGGTGACAgaaggagatcacatgaccataacatgtgacacaaagctcagcccacacagagagactacagagctacagtttgttttctacagaaatgggcacaaaGTGCAGGGATTCATtttatccaaccaatatggagtcccctcagctcagctggaggattctgggaattatacaTGTGAGGTACAAACTCCTACCGgcagtgtgaggaagaggagcaacATGGAACATATCCAGATACAGG GCAGACACCAAGTTATTCTGCAGCTGAATCTCCTGAGACTGATATTGTCTTTCCTAATATTTATCTGGACTGTGGGTTTGATCTTTCACCACATAAAGACACAACATGGAATTGGGGAACATCCAGTGACAGAGGAAGATTAG